From the genome of Ptychodera flava strain L36383 chromosome 3 unlocalized genomic scaffold, AS_Pfla_20210202 Scaffold_27__1_contigs__length_13241970_pilon, whole genome shotgun sequence:
GGCCTCGCCTTCATATGTAGGAGCTCGGAGTTCACGACGATAAGCTTATGACATGGGATTCGACTGAGAAACTGGAATCACCTACATAGATGTGTGCATCGAACACGACACAGATTTGGAATAGTTTGTTGCGCCGCTGTCAGACTCACTCGTTGTGTCCGCGTTTCAGGTCCAGTGTCAAAAGTGACCGTGATTGTAGTCTCTGATCGTGTAAAACTGCCCTTCAAGTTAGATCGCCGAAGTTCCAGGTTGCTTGCTTGCGCTCAAGGCTATTCAAAGAACACGCGTACCGCCATAGTCGATATGGGCTTATTTGAGAGCAAATAGATTACGCAAATAAACTATAAACGCTCCAGATCGTTACTTACTCACCCATTGTGTGCACGACCACACCCGATCAACATCCACGCAAACTTAGTGTGACGCCCATTGGTTATAAATACCGTTACATGAAAGGACGCACATAATGCAAAGAGATGCCGTACGAGTAACTTGAACTGAGAGCTCCAGAGATTGTGGTTTTTTGCGTGTAttttatggaaatttatgaacTGGGAATGCTCTACAGCAGGGTAAATACCTGGCCAGTGCATAAAGactccatatttttcaaactgatgagttttcgggacaattttagtgagtaattgTGAGTGGCCAGTGATAACCCGCCGACCAAGGGGACGCCGATTGGGATTAGAATatcactgtcaatcaaaccttgTGCAAAGTAAGACACGAGTTAGCTGGATGTGTACCCAATGTTCATTAGCATTCGCCTTATCTGCTAACGGCgactaaaataaataaaatatgtgtcaaaATTTCCAGTGTCGAAAGACGTGGGCAATAGTTTCTTCACAGTTCTCAAACTTTTGTACCTACCCGCCGCATTTCTGGGGATAAAAAACTGATCAGACTATATGTTCAAGTCAACAATATCTCAGTGAccgtgaagaaaaaaattctggaaagtttggtggccctgaaaagggctgTTTGGTTTGGTTTCGCTGCTTCTACCCTACACCCAACGATGGGAAATGTACGGTACGCCGGGCAAATTTGGATATAACGATCGGACGAGAGAAGTCACTCAAAATggcatatcaattttcttcttgtgAGGAGTACGTCATCGGCCTGCATCAGATGCTGTTTTTCGGGCCAAACTTCGTTCATCAAGCTTAGCGTGTGGTCCGGTCGATGTCATTGCCAAACTAATGATGCTAAACTCTGaatgacaaatcaagaaatgttcaatacccCGCACAGAGGTGTGAAGCGGTACGATATCCGGGTATGGTTTCAAATGGAGtgtcgtttgtacctccatgaGTCTACTGATAAACCAAATTGTTTATttgaccatggagctaaaaaggaTGATTTGACTTCCTCTGTTTTGTTCAGTCACggtccctcgtggatagagggactgtggttcaaTCGTCACTTCGAGCGTACTAAGTATCCACGTGGGCAAGTGCCAGCATATCGATTAAACCGACGCGATGCAGTTCCAATCTGCATATCTGTCCAAAGTTCACCATgtctgagaaatttacgaaATTTTCTGTCCGAGTTTTGgaaatgcatctgatttttgtagtttttcGGTTCCAATCCAAACAAAGTCTCGCAACTcaaattggcaaataatgtaatacacgATAATCTGGGCTCGTTGTCTGACTTCCGATCGCCATCTTGGGCACATAAGTTGTACGTTGGCTGGATGAGTACGTCAGGATCACAGTTCCAGCTTCAGCAAATACCGTTTTATGTTATTTCGATACCGATGTTTCCAAATGTTATAAAAACATATTAGTTCAGAGAATTTGAGAGATTCGAGGGATGCAGATCGTGTTTTTGCATAGCAGTATATTGACTTGCAGTGGTAATTTTGTTGGTCGAGCACACTGTCTGcatctgatgaaatctgtaactcGAACGCATCAAGTATGCTGAAAACACCTCATCCCAAAGTATACGTATTCCGACGTGCTCATCAACATTCGACATGAataatttatgtttgtaaatctaTTAATATAGCAGCGTTTGacgcaaaacaatgaaatcgatactatgttgacagggtGGAGTACCCACTAATGCGCGAACCTGGGTTTGAGAACGGCGGCCTGGGTCCCGCCGTAGCGGCCTTCAATGATTGAACTAAATCGCATAATTATTGCTCAATTGCGTTCTCCAACAGATTCCAGGATTTCAGTCAACTAAGCTTCTTTACAATAGACTGTCGATTAAATAGTTCAAAGACCACACTCAAAGCATTTTACTGTTGGTGATATGATACACTAGTTTATATGAAAGTTATTGTAATGAAGTCAAACTTGAGCATCAATATATGTTTTGCAATACTAATTTATtactttggtcaaaatttgccTTTCATCCACTGAACAAATGACATGACCTCAATTGTACATTGATTTCTTTATTTTAAGACAACTATAATTATTATCAACACACACATATTAGGTAAATAATCTCAAAAACAAATAGAACATCATTAAACTTAAAATCCAAAGAGAACGAAAATCAAGCAGCTAAATCTGGCCAAAGCCTCAAGGTCAATTTTTCTATCGTGTGATTTAGATTCAACGATGAATATTTACTCTTTTAGAGTTGGTAAAATTACCCAAGCATTGTAATGatagtgtgtttgtttgttccgAAGCAAAATCGTTTTTTGCagtcaaaaattttcaatttgcatTTATAATCTTGCTGATTAATTCTTCTCCGGGAAAATCCATTGCCACAATACCCCATTTCCCACGGTTGTCATTGAAAAAGGATAACAGCTTCGGGTTGATGCGAGCGGCAACGGCGTTCGGATAGGCACCGCCACTGGccccgctagaatacgtcaggAAGATACGATCGCTTCCAGCACCGCGAGCTTTCTTCAGGTGATCTGAAACCGATGACCACTTTTTGTTGATAGATGGCTTCAGGACCGTTCGGACTTCCCATTTATCGTCAATATCTAAACCACCGTAACGCATTCCTACCTGACCACCAGCAAAATCATCTAATATGATGACCTTGCGACGAGCCGCGCCGAGATTTGGAATGCTACCGGAGGTCCAGAAGTAATCTGAGTTGTACCTGGATGTGTATGATTTGAATGTTTCTGCCATGCTTCGTGTGTTTCGTTCTTCTGTGTGCTCCTTTCTCACCCGCATGAGAATAGTTTTCTCTTGGGTGATTGTCAAGGAATCGAGTGACTTGATCCAGAACCTCGGTGAAATTACAGTCTTGGTAAACAGAACCATGATGAATAGGAAGATCGTTGTGAAATGCCTGCATCGAATGTCGATAAATCTGATGCCTGCTTCCAATTGAGCATACAGTGACCATGTTTGACATCGAACGAGAGCTCCACCTTTACCTTTGTACGTCATGGTGTTATGAGTGCCAGGTATGGAAAGACTCGCCAACGAAACGCTGTCGCTGATATTTGACATCCAGGTTGGCCTAGTCGATGATGGAGCGCTGGAGTCTGATTTAGCCATGTTTCACGTATATGCTCTCAATAGTATGTGCATCGTCATCACAATTTTCTCATTTATATAGCAGTGAGACTAATGTTTAACCCGATTAAGCCACGCCTAAATGCGCAAAATTATCATGCTGCACTCGAGCATGGTACGAACCACGTGCAGACATtatatataaccaataaataGATAAACGATATAAAATACGACAACCCAATTTAATGACTTCACCAGAAAAGGATGATGGAAATTAGCATTGTGACTTTTAAACCGAACTTGTAGATTCGCACAAATGCAAAAATGTCGGCAAAGCAACGAACGTTCTGCGCCACGTACATAACATAGTTGGACTCTTGTAAAGCCTAAAAACTGGGAAGAATTTTAGGTAGGAATCTGCAAGGAACTCCTTTTAAGACTTCAGAGTATGAAATTCAACATGAACGGACAACTGGCAAAATGGCAAAGTGTACTGTAGTGCCAGTCAGGGAACTGGCCTGGCTTGGTAGTCCTACTGTCATTTAGAAACATATTTCTGACTGGTGTAATGTGTGAATTCGCTATGTAAGAAAATGGAGAAGATATGCATGTGTATTGTCAATGACAGCAATACAACATAACAACAATCAACATAAGGAAGTTGCTAAAGTTGTTTATGAGATTGGTGATTTTGCATAGAGCAGAGAGCATAAAGGGTTTCAGAAAAGCCAAATGTTTGGCAGGGAATCACCGATAgtcaaagaaaatgacaccGTGACGGTGTCAATTTCCGTGCCCAATTGCGTTTTGCAGATGTATCTGTTGTAAATATAGTAaatgaaattaaggatatccaGGGTAGACGTTCATCTTTACAGCCGTAATAGATTATTGATAAACTACCGCCACCCTAGCAGACTTTGAAAAGACTACGGATCAAAGCATAGGCATTGTTTACAAGTTAATGTAATTTAAATAACATGTGCATCATTATGTACTCTGACCATCATATCACATAGTTTTGCCAACTACTTTTGATTTCCCCTTTTTGTCAGTATCAACAAAGAAATTCTCATTTCACTTCTATAGGGGATGTTAATGCACGTTTTAAAGCGAATTCAATTATTTTCGAGAATTGGTCAACTCTCACCTCACATATTGAGCAGCAGCCGAACCGAGGCAAGGCAGAGAGGCTTTCATTGGTGTCTACCGGTGCGCATTATACAcgtattgactggccatgagggcaacagcatacgtctgtagtcgggggactgtgagtcaccccaaatAACAAACTGTttcacgaggccgaaggccgagggaaacagtctgtttttgggggtgactcacaaacccgaggggttaaagacgtatacTCTTGCCCTAATGGCAAGTCAATatatgttttataacacacctcatctacagtcatgcataagaacgtaccataGACAAAATTTGTCGCATGTAATGTTGGAATGGTTCGGCAAGAAAACGGTTTTTGCTCACAGGATTGCAATATTTCTGCAAAACGTTCtgtgcacctttgattatagttttcgtccgtttcgaatccttgtttgaaaccaggGCATTCAGTaattcttcagaaagtaggataaacctagAAAAaatctcgactatcgtttcgatcggccgcagacgacatcttcgTTCATATTCCTGTTCGCGCGTGCGTaaatgtcgtttttgacgtcagagGGGATCATTGTTTGGAACTGATGCCtagcaggcaacagttccaacaaatgatgcccaatgacgtcgtttacgtggatcagcacaaaaaagagcgcatcccacgtgactatcaattggcgaattagaacatagattgcggatgaggtgtgttataatacCGTCTGACGTCATGTAATTTTACTTTATCCAAAactgattttcatgaaataactTTGTATCATATAAACCCACTCTGATTTGATTTGTAATTATTTAGCCGTGGACAGCGCCTGACTGTTTACACAAACACCTTGGACAAACATCATACCTATGTCATAGATCCTCAGGATGATCAGGGTCGAAGTAACAATAAGCTTAATTCTGGCGGACGTCGCTAAAATATGCGTATACCTACTACTGTTGCCCTTTCCATGATGCGCGTGCTACTTTTCACTTGAGCCTTAACTCGGAACCTAAATTCAATAACGCTGCCAGGTCGATCTGGAACCCACAAAAACTGTGAAACTAAGAAAGTTCACGAGTCATTTCGGAAATGCGAAAACTTGAAAAGTTTAATGTAAGTTAGAGTCGGGTTATAGAAAACTTACATTCAGGAATATTACGCAACCTCCATTGCTCCTGTTTTTGAGGATTAACCATGGTTACTCTACACCATGGGCGGGATGGAGTAACCGTGGGCCAACGATGTGCATGTGCATAGATATACATATTTtagcataataaagtaataattTATTAAATGTTAAAGGCAAGTATAAACTGTAACGTTTGccgatttttttcagtatttttgtgtaTAGTTTGTTGTTTTACTCTCCATGTTGACATACTGAGAATTTCAGCCATTACATTTATACACTGCATTGTTATCGCGCAcagtaaaattttattcaagacTGATATCCATTGTACATAATAATATTAAAGCACTTCACATGTATACTTGTTGTGTTCACAAGCTGAATATTGGCCATTTCAACAAGCTCTAAAGAGTAGAACACGAAATAGTAGTTGATACActaaacattttaattttgtaaatatcaataataGTTACAGCCACGGTCACATTAAGAACATTATATTGTACAAAGACTGTGTTTATATGTTTTTgttcggtttttttttttgaaaaaaaaacaaaaaaaacaaagtgcTTTTAATCTAGATACAGGACAAAAATGCGTAAAGGTAACCTTTCGAAAAAAATTACTGCAAGGATAAAGTTTATAGGTGCCACTAATACTAGCCCACTTAATTTCGGGGGGTTGGGGGGATAAAACCGCCCGACCTCCTTCCCAGGAAATGCTCAGAACCACAGCATTTTTCATAAGGCACGAAACCGTCTGTCTTCTGAGAAAGATTTGACATTCCCTTTATTTCTGAGATAATTCAAAGAACAGAAACATTACTTTCAAACTTGAACGGAAGACTAGCTACAGACTATAGACATGATAGAGGGCAGTAGTGTCACTTGTCGTAACgttttacatttgtttttgtaGAGAAATATTGTAAGACTTTGTGTCTGGTTCACTGCTATGCTATTCCTATTCTTGACGACATACATATACCGCTATACGTACCCATTATAGGCTGTAACAAGATAAActgtattattatatatatatatatatatatatatatatatatatatataatatatatatatatataatatatataatcaaataAATCCATTGCTCATAAATTTTATTGATTGTATACACAGTAAAATTCTTGACGGCTAAATTAACGTTTGAATGTAGGTCGTCCAAAGGTTGAAATAAAGCTTCCTTAACATTCATCGATCGGTGTTCTCCACGACCGTTCAACCGGGCGGGCCTCCCTGATAAAATTACTCGCCACCAACTTAAAATTTGGGCCGCCCCTTCATTTTCTTTGCCGCCCAATAAATTTTTTCTTCCATACACGGTGACTGTGAGTATGTGTTGGTCGTCGTGGATAAGGATTGCATGGTTGGCTGATAAGAGTATTGTAATCGGGTTTTGTCTCACAAGAGGTCGAGTCGTCTCTGTATTCCAGTTTCGCATCATCCTGCAGACCATAAAATAAGAAAGAGCGCCGTAACACACGATACAATAAAATTTCCTAAAACTAACAAGCATTAACGTATCGGCAAAACAAAGTCTTTGCTTGGTATTACAGAAGCTTCCGTTACTACTTCAACGTGCAGCAGATATGACTTGCCAACTCGACGGTGAAATGGTTGAATTTTGCCGCAAACGTTATGTCTTAGTCGTGGAAAATACGACTGCTTAACATCGCCAGCATATTGTTTGGGCAGCGTGAGTGAAGCCGAAATGCCGACAACAACTTGATCATTATTGATGAAGTGTAAAAACGAACGGGAACATAATCACTCGCAAAaacttttcaatgtaaactcTTTTGAATTTTGTCGAGAATCGATTAAAAGTTTAGATATTTACTACAGTCCACTCATGCACTTGTAAGACAATTCCTGAAGTCAATTCACATCGCTCCTGAAGTACAATGAAAAGCATTCTTACAACAGCCGGTAAGCTTACCTTATCCCAAGAGGGCGCCATTCTCATAACTGCTACCTGTCATACGTACCTCGAAGAGGAAGggattttaaacttttattcATACTTTGCTTGAGTATTTTTTCTATCCTTTCAAGATCGAAATCATCATATAAGTCACCCTGCAAACAGTGATATTGAACGAAGAGTAGGGGTTTCAACCTATACTAATGTATGGTAATGGACTTTCATCTTCTCAAAAACTTAGAATGTTCAAGACAAGGTTTGCCAAGGTTTGAAGATTTCGTCAATCTCAACATCTTTCCTTCAGGTGCATTTTCTATGCACTATTTGCTTTATAATTTGTCTATAAATTTCTCTGGAAATTTTTTACGATACACGGACATGTCAAAATCGTTTTGCGGAGTGTTCCCGTCGAACGCAGTAATTAAAATAGGCAAAGAAACAGTGACGAGATGGTTTCACCTTTAAAAGGAAATTTTCAACTGATTTCAAAATACCTTGCGTTTAGGAATGTGTCAAATTATAGTAGCCCTTCTTGTTTCACACGAAACCACCAACTGTCACTAAATAACCCGTATTGATTAGATTTATAAATTTGGGCTACCCGTGATGACCCTATCAGGGAATTAAATCAGTAGGTCAACTTCTCGTGATATAGAAGTATTCAGAAGTATCGAAAAAGGACGAGCGAGTTACCAAGTGCACAGAGACAAATATTTACGACTTTACGGGGTATCCCGCAGTGTTTGAAGTATGGGACTGCGGGAACATCCCGCATGTCAAGTACTACTACACAAgttacgctgtgcattccctgtgtgcgttcctaacacacagcgtacactgcgtacgtacgcagggctagcgagagagttgccgacatcgacggttatttacgaaaaaagaataaaagactggcattttggaagcgatcgagtagctgaggtaggcagggatacgacttgggcccaagaacgctgaatttcggcagtaatttggctttttacgtcaagtccaaaaaaggatttgaagtcaccaactctacgtacgggtctttgcagggctgtggtgagcggggctattagctgtagcggaacacacagcattatTATGACCCCGATGTGCCTTCAAAATAGCGCCCTAAATTCACATCGAAGATCACAAGTTTCTTTGATTTACCATTTCCCAACTGGAGTCTAGGGGCTTCACCATACGTAGCGCGGACATGTGACATACACAGCACTGCCCATACAACTTCTGCTCCGACCAATATACCCGTAAACTGCGATAAAACTACTCACTTTATTCCGGAACAACTACTATGCAATGCTGGCACGGATGTAGCGTCACGATAGCAAAACTCCACAAAGTTCCGTAGAAAAACTGGTAAATTCTTCCAGGCGAAACTGCACTAGTCCTCCTACATGCGCCCTGTCTAGAACTCTCTAGATTCTTTCAAGCAAAC
Proteins encoded in this window:
- the LOC139126196 gene encoding 1-phosphatidylinositol phosphodiesterase-like produces the protein MAKSDSSAPSSTRPTWMSNISDSVSLASLSIPGTHNTMTYKGKGGALVRCQTWSLYAQLEAGIRFIDIRCRHFTTIFLFIMVLFTKTVISPRFWIKSLDSLTITQEKTILMRVRKEHTEERNTRSMAETFKSYTSRYNSDYFWTSGSIPNLGAARRKVIILDDFAGGQVGMRYGGLDIDDKWEVRTVLKPSINKKWSSVSDHLKKARGAGSDRIFLTYSSGASGGAYPNAVAARINPKLLSFFNDNRGKWGIVAMDFPGEELISKIINAN